The stretch of DNA ATCTGGCCCAGTCTGGCCTAGACGGAGGTGTTCCAGTGTGCCAACTCCAACTGTAGTGCCTGTAgtgccactaacacacacacacacacacacagacacacacacagacacacacacagatagagggagagagggttaTCCTCACCGGTCCTGCTCTTTCACAGCTCGGACCAGGTTGGAATCCAGTTGCTGCTCCGCCCTCAGCACACGGTTCAGCTCGGTCTGCTCCAGACGCAGGTCACACAGAGATGGCACTACCTGCTGGGGTCAAAAGGCCCACGTCAGAGGTCACCACTTATTAGGGGCAAAAATGTCATTAAGGAGGAAGAATGTGTCCAGGTATATGcgcatgcgtatgtgtgtgtgtgtgtgtgagagagagagacctgctgGCTGTCTCCTCCGATGATGGTCCTCTCTCTCTGGGGAAGGGAGCGGAAGCTCTTCTCTTCCCCAGGCTGCGAGTGCCCGTCCTGGGCTGCAGACAGCTGCCTCTCGCCCCTCTGTGTCAAACGATCCTGGAGCTCCTATGAGGGAGTAGAGCAtaggttaaagcaagaaattttcatttgactgaaattttttcctggcaaaagacaatgccagcaattactgacaatgtggtgtagttgggacaaggcctcttttgcctaattctacacaataaacacatttataaagtatatttatctaaacagcctgtgtaaggagagaagagagaatctatgaagcaacaaaatgcaacacctgagcaataaatgtacataaatgtttatataatggagttatctgggggtgctcttccagaaaattatttaaagatcaagtcaaatttagtcaatcctggtgagttttaaaaggtatgaagctctcttgtttttatcagattcactatcgcaaaaacataagccgtaagattacctgctttaagtaggtatgttacaaaaaaattaaatatccaaaaatggcaaattaaatcacaccactggatagagcttttaaatacaaacagaacaacaccatccatgttaacaCTGGAGTTCCTGAGATCTCAAGgtcctgaggacatcacccctccttctcctgcccaattagcaggaccatacatatgttaatttcagagaaagacaggaggagaaagacaggcaggagctctgtggtgcaccaagTCTGTTTGTAGTCTGCTACTACTAATATGCTGTGTAAATatattacatactgctaaatgtTTGTTGTATTCAGAGCAAATCAGATTAAAACAAAGTTGTTTAGCAGCACATGTATTTGATCCTCTCATTGCTTTTATTGAGTATaatctgtctagaatagattcaatctattgatctaaataaatagataatgaTAAATAGATATATATAATAAtctataatgtataataataatatataatgctAGGGTTCCTTTTGCTTTCTCAGAGTCTGATGTATCCATGACATTACAAGACATTACAAGTCAAGTTGATAAGGAGACAAACCAAGTGCTGAGGTTAAACAAAAATGTgaggtacactgtaaaaaatgaatTTTGTTGTCGATAAATATAATAGTGAATTGTGCAACATTACAATATACAATAAGTTATCGGCTGCAGTGGGTAATTTTAGGTATAATCCACACCGACTACGTAATTTTTGCAGTACAGAACATACTTCAGAAATGCTATGAAATTCTACTAAACATTCTGCACATCATGTAGTACAAAATCTTAAGTAAAAGCATACTACATTCAAGGAGAAACAGATGAGAAACACAGATGAGGAGAAACAAAGATGGAGATGAGGAGgaacagaaataaacagagaGACGAGGGAAAGAGTTATGGGAGAGAGAATATCAGAGATAAAGACAAACatgcatgtttgttttttggttggttttttttgtttgtttttacgaCAATCGCTTGTTCATGAAAATAACTTTTCACAAAGACACACTTCTCACAAAAGACAAACACTGTCTTGAGACTTTGAGGTCAAGTTAAAGGCCTCAAAGGCCTGTGCATGTAGATCTTGGGTTTCGCGCTCTACATCACAGAACATCACGTCAGACAGCCCAAACAACCACCATGAACACAGCAGGCAGGGGCTCCCGTTATGGGACTCAATAATGTTACATTGTCTAAGAATCCAGTTATTCATTATTGTCCAGTGCTGTAACACGGTTCTGGAGAAGCAGATGTACCCTTATTTGGGTATGATTCatctgaactgaactgagagtgagtgagtgagtgagtgagtgagtgagtgaatgagtgagagagagagagagagagagagatggaaagggggagagagggtgagagagatggagacagggtgggggagatggaaagggggggggagagagagagagagagagagagagagagagagagagagagggagggagatggggACAGGGAAGGGGAGATATGTGATTGTGTTACCCACAGAGAACACAAACACCATTGGTGGGgatgttaacacacacacacacacacacacacacacacacacacacacactcgcaagtGCGCACGCTACACAAAGACGCAGTCAGCAAACCAAACACTTGAACACAATAACTCATTCAACACAACAACCATTTTAAAACCTCTGAAACATCCAATTTCAACTTATACAGatactgcaaacacacacagaacacacaaacacacctctaCATGGAGCTACTGTGTATAAAAAGCACATACAAATACTTTCATTCACCTAATAAAATAGCTCTAATAATGGGCTTATTTACAGGCTAATACTCGCAcgctcacagagagagagagagaaaacagtctGTTCCTTCTTATGTTCTTAATGTTGTAGGGGATACTATACTCAAGGCAGACAGAGGTGC from Brachyhypopomus gauderio isolate BG-103 unplaced genomic scaffold, BGAUD_0.2 sc81, whole genome shotgun sequence encodes:
- the LOC143493056 gene encoding uncharacterized protein LOC143493056 isoform X2; this encodes MKQELQDRLTQRGERQLSAAQDGHSQPGEEKSFRSLPQRERTIIGGDSQQVVPSLCDLRLEQTELNRVLRAEQQLDSNLVRAVKEQDR